The Oleiphilus messinensis DNA segment AAGATCTGCGAATCGAACTTCTGGCAGACTCCACAGAAACTTTACGTACAGCAGGAGAAGCCATCAAAAATCACCTGCAAACGTTACCTGGCGTGACCGATATTCAGGACAATCTCAAGCCGGGTATTCCGCAAATTCAACTGACCCTATCTCCGGTCGGACGCACGCTGGGTTTGACCCAGGCCGATTTGGCAAAACAGATTCAATACGCCTATCACGGTATTGAGGTGCAACAGTTCCAACGAGGAAGTCACGAGGTCAAAGTCTGGGTGCGCTACCCCGAGAGATTACGCGGTGATATCACCACACTCAGTGAGATGCGGATCAGGCTTCCCGATGCCCGTTTTGTTCCTCTGTCAGTGGTGGCAACCATTTCCGAAAGTTACGGCAACAGCTATATCACCCGGATAGATAATCAACGGGCTAACTTTATCGTGGCAAACGTTGATAAACAAATCACCTCCCCCAGTGCTATTATTAAAATTCTGGAAGACCATACTTTTCCTGCCCTGTTAGCGGCACACCCGGGGCTACATATCCAACTTGCCGGAGAGGCCAAAGAGGATGCGGAGGCATCCGCATCGCTGATCAAGATATTCGGTCTGTCTTTGCTTCTGATTTATATTTTATTGGCGGTGCCGCTGAAATCCTACAGCCAACCCCTGCTGATTATGGCCGCTATACCCTTCGGGATTATGGGAGCGATTGTCGGCCACTGGATTCAGGGTCTTCCGGTAAGCCTGCTATCCTTGTTTGGCATACTCGCATTAAGCGGCATTGTCGTGAACGACAGCCTGTTACTGGTGGTTCGCTATAATGAATCAAGAGCGCAGCATAAGCCGATTATCAGCGCACTTCTGGAAGCAGGGCACAATCGATTGAGAGCTATTTTATTGACATCACTCACGACATTTGTCGGCTTGTTGCCTCTCTTGAGGGAAACCTCAGAACAGGCCCAGTTTCTCATTCCGACCGCGGTATCGCTGGCCTATGGCATTTTATTTGCGACCACAATCACCTTGATCCTGATACCGATACTCCTGGCAATACAGGAAGACTTTCTCCCCGACCGTCGAGGCGCTGACAGTATATGACGTTACCGGTACTGCTGGTCGAAGATGATATTGATCTTGCGAATACACTGCTTCAGTTCCTTGAAATGGAGGGGATTAACTGTGACCATGCCGCCAATGGTCAATCCGGGTTAACGTTGGCGCAACAGAATACCTATGGAGTTATTCTACTGGATTTGAATCTGCCCAGAATGAATGGTTTGACACTCTGTGAGCGCTTGCGCCAGTCCGGTCAGGACACCCCCGTGTTAATGCTCACCGCTCGAGACACCCTGGATGACAAACTCGCTGGCTTTCATGCAGGAACGGATGATTATCTGGTTAAACCCTTTGATCTGGATGAGGTTTTGGTACGTGTCCGGGCGCTTGCCAAGCGTCGAAGCGGGCAAGTACGAAAGTTGCTCGCAGCAACGCTGGAGATGGATCTGGACAG contains these protein-coding regions:
- a CDS encoding response regulator transcription factor, producing the protein MTLPVLLVEDDIDLANTLLQFLEMEGINCDHAANGQSGLTLAQQNTYGVILLDLNLPRMNGLTLCERLRQSGQDTPVLMLTARDTLDDKLAGFHAGTDDYLVKPFDLDEVLVRVRALAKRRSGQVRKLLAATLEMDLDRKEVLRAGTLLKISPSSWRLLETLMRHFPAVVSRQELEAALWGDNLPDSNSLKVHLHNLRQQLDKGFETGLVETVPGFGFRLKDSN